The proteins below are encoded in one region of Nakamurella flava:
- a CDS encoding cob(I)yrinic acid a,c-diamide adenosyltransferase, translating into MAVHLTRIYTRTGDDGTTGLADFSRVPKTDPRIVAAADCDETNAVLGLVLTLGAPDERLTGVLRRLQNELFDVGADLATPVVAEPAYPPLRVTQEYIDRLERECDEFNSQLSPLRSFILPGGTAAATFLHLARTVARRAERSAWALREADPDGSNPLAPAYLNRLSDLLFILSRTANPDGDVLWVPGASRTTD; encoded by the coding sequence ATGGCAGTTCATCTCACGCGGATCTACACCCGGACCGGCGACGACGGCACCACCGGCCTAGCTGATTTCAGCCGGGTACCCAAGACCGACCCGCGCATCGTCGCGGCAGCCGACTGCGACGAGACGAACGCCGTCCTGGGGCTGGTCTTGACGTTAGGAGCACCCGACGAGCGCCTGACCGGTGTGCTGCGTCGGTTGCAGAACGAGTTGTTCGACGTGGGTGCCGATCTCGCCACCCCGGTCGTGGCCGAGCCCGCGTATCCGCCGTTGCGGGTGACGCAGGAGTACATCGACCGGCTCGAGAGGGAGTGCGACGAGTTCAACAGCCAGTTGTCACCCCTGCGCTCGTTCATCCTGCCCGGCGGTACCGCCGCGGCCACCTTCCTGCACCTGGCTCGCACCGTGGCGCGACGCGCGGAGCGAAGTGCGTGGGCGTTGCGGGAGGCCGACCCGGACGGTTCGAATCCGTTGGCCCCGGCGTACCTGAACCGGCTGAGCGACCTGTTGTTCATCCTGTCGCGGACGGCGAACCCGGACGGCGATGTGTTGTGGGTCCCTGGGGCGTCACGGACGACCGACTGA